In the genome of Gloeotrichia echinulata CP02, one region contains:
- a CDS encoding DUF4335 domain-containing protein codes for MNIQRKYSLPNCTLLLEGLSDVTRAVQFQELRPELSILVNAECYLSSYNQPLVGGREFFESLVRAVSGYAQEFLSNVPNPQAHNQESELVELWKIDSNRHRLIVHSEVESDGFDANRNHNKPPVEIDLNTVQLFDLVEAVDQFFADSQTLPELSLELQPVARSSGIASQALVKQAVPAGIGVSGLAVAALAFSLIPAPQVRPPEPKPQEQTSSTIPSANPGATSTPSPIAAVSPTATPIASATPTVTDLEALLNTVPEITDASQLRALNRQLYNKINPAWANRSGLSEDLVYRVGVAADGEIVGYKAVNRGANEEVGKTPLPNLLYNPASRTNNAQEPIAQFRVVFTREGIPEVSPWRGYTKTPEVIGVKITDSNTVKDLNEKLYNTVRQNWAGKPNFERDLKYRVAVNKDGAIADYEPLNQLAVDYQKETPLPTMLQARYGSNLVAPKSNEPLAHYEVVFQASGKLEVMPWQGYR; via the coding sequence ATGAATATTCAACGTAAGTATAGTCTACCTAATTGTACTCTGCTGTTAGAGGGACTAAGTGATGTAACTAGGGCTGTACAATTTCAGGAATTGCGCCCAGAATTGTCAATTTTGGTAAATGCAGAATGCTATTTATCTAGCTATAATCAGCCTTTGGTGGGAGGGCGGGAATTTTTTGAAAGTTTAGTGAGGGCGGTTAGTGGCTATGCCCAAGAATTTTTGAGTAATGTTCCGAACCCACAAGCACACAACCAGGAATCAGAACTAGTAGAGTTGTGGAAAATTGACAGCAACCGACACAGATTGATTGTGCATTCGGAGGTAGAATCAGACGGTTTTGATGCTAATCGTAACCATAATAAACCGCCTGTTGAAATAGATTTAAATACGGTGCAGTTGTTTGATTTAGTGGAAGCAGTAGATCAATTTTTTGCTGACAGCCAAACTTTACCAGAGTTGTCGCTAGAATTACAACCAGTTGCCAGATCTAGTGGCATTGCTAGTCAAGCTTTGGTCAAACAGGCGGTACCTGCTGGTATCGGAGTTTCGGGTTTAGCAGTGGCTGCATTGGCTTTTAGCTTGATTCCTGCGCCGCAAGTACGCCCACCAGAACCGAAGCCACAAGAGCAGACTAGTTCGACAATACCTAGCGCTAATCCTGGGGCTACTTCGACTCCAAGCCCCATTGCGGCTGTAAGTCCTACAGCCACACCGATTGCTAGTGCAACGCCCACAGTTACAGATTTAGAAGCACTCTTAAATACAGTTCCCGAAATTACTGATGCATCCCAGCTACGTGCATTGAATCGCCAACTTTATAACAAAATTAATCCCGCTTGGGCTAATCGCTCAGGATTGTCAGAGGATTTGGTTTATCGTGTGGGTGTGGCGGCGGATGGTGAGATTGTTGGTTATAAAGCGGTGAATCGAGGAGCAAATGAGGAGGTGGGGAAAACTCCTCTGCCGAATTTACTTTACAATCCCGCTAGCCGCACGAACAATGCTCAAGAACCAATTGCCCAATTTAGGGTAGTTTTTACAAGAGAAGGTATTCCAGAAGTCAGTCCTTGGCGGGGATACACGAAGACACCAGAGGTAATTGGGGTAAAGATTACTGACTCTAACACAGTCAAAGATTTAAACGAGAAGCTTTATAATACAGTTCGCCAAAATTGGGCTGGTAAACCCAACTTTGAGCGAGATTTGAAGTATCGGGTAGCTGTTAACAAAGATGGTGCGATCGCCGATTATGAACCACTTAACCAACTTGCTGTAGATTATCAAAAGGAAACACCACTTCCGACGATGTTACAAGCACGTTATGGCTCCAATTTAGTTGCTCCCAAGAGCAATGAACCTCTAGCCCACTACGAAGTAGTATTCCAGGCTAGTGGTAAACTGGAAGTCATGCCTTGGCAAGGATACAGGTAA
- a CDS encoding DUF3038 domain-containing protein — MNVSASLTPLNSPTPQSLPMILDTLPDPAIEGQGCPRRTRLQIDLILLAIEALELGGSEAILAFAEELDLKGIIKDRVNLWRMRSSNPLRRAHMRRPLSIMEAKALVVIACYIARRLTVVIRQLLMIYQQMDEKQIPLEQNLRLSNYLERFRVHFKSRMNSRRSGVLALNSDEKLDELAIHLLGELLFCTGTAGMQRFWISLFDGEVE, encoded by the coding sequence ATGAATGTCTCCGCGAGTTTAACGCCGTTGAACAGTCCAACCCCCCAGTCACTACCGATGATTCTGGACACTTTACCTGACCCGGCGATTGAGGGACAGGGATGTCCCCGGAGAACCCGGTTGCAAATTGATTTGATTTTATTGGCAATTGAAGCTTTAGAACTGGGTGGTTCTGAAGCCATTTTGGCATTTGCTGAAGAATTGGATTTGAAAGGAATTATTAAAGACCGAGTGAATTTGTGGCGAATGCGTAGCTCTAACCCTTTGCGGAGAGCGCACATGCGCCGTCCATTAAGTATCATGGAAGCTAAGGCTTTGGTAGTAATTGCTTGTTATATAGCCAGACGGTTAACAGTTGTGATTCGCCAGTTGCTGATGATATATCAACAAATGGATGAAAAGCAGATCCCACTGGAACAAAATTTGCGGCTTTCTAATTACCTAGAAAGATTTAGAGTGCATTTTAAAAGCCGGATGAATTCCCGGCGTTCTGGTGTACTAGCATTAAATTCTGATGAAAAATTAGATGAATTAGCTATACATTTGTTGGGAGAATTATTATTTTGTACTGGCACGGCTGGGATGCAGCGGTTCTGGATTAGTCTTTTTGACGGGGAAGTAGAATGA
- a CDS encoding ABC transporter permease: protein MTSTKISLETFWDWLIRLVTSETFVYVVKRLLQALLTLLLAAALSFFIIQLAPGDYVDTLKQNPKISPERLAEIKRQFGLDKSWPEQFWLWLWRIITKGDFGTSFVYQRSVASLLWERIPATLLLAIASLIITWAIAIPLGIIAAVKQNKLVDRVLQVISYTGQGFPSFITVLALLVFAQITSPLFPVGSMTSINHAELSWFGKFLDLGWHMILPTIALSVTSFAGLQRITRGELLDVLRQDYIQTARAKGLPENRVIYVHALRNAINPLITLLGFELAGLLSGAFIAEQFFNWPGLGRLTLQALQAQDLYLLMASLVMGAVLLIVGNLAADLMLKSADPRIRLENLN from the coding sequence ATGACTTCTACGAAAATTTCCTTGGAGACATTTTGGGACTGGCTGATCAGACTAGTTACAAGTGAGACTTTTGTTTATGTGGTGAAGCGGCTATTACAGGCGTTGTTGACTTTGTTATTAGCAGCAGCTTTGTCGTTTTTCATTATTCAATTGGCTCCAGGAGATTATGTAGATACACTGAAGCAAAATCCGAAAATTTCCCCAGAAAGACTTGCAGAAATCAAGCGCCAGTTTGGTTTAGATAAATCTTGGCCAGAGCAATTTTGGTTGTGGCTATGGCGAATTATCACCAAAGGAGATTTTGGCACGAGTTTTGTTTACCAACGGTCAGTAGCATCACTTTTGTGGGAGCGGATACCAGCGACTTTGTTATTGGCGATCGCATCTTTAATCATCACATGGGCGATCGCCATTCCTTTAGGTATAATTGCCGCTGTCAAGCAAAATAAGTTAGTTGACCGAGTTTTACAGGTCATTAGCTACACCGGACAAGGCTTTCCCAGTTTTATCACCGTCTTAGCCCTGCTAGTCTTTGCCCAAATTACCTCCCCGCTGTTCCCAGTTGGTAGCATGACTAGTATCAATCATGCAGAACTCTCGTGGTTTGGCAAATTCCTCGATCTAGGTTGGCACATGATTTTACCAACTATTGCCCTCTCGGTTACTAGCTTTGCCGGCTTACAACGTATCACTCGCGGCGAATTATTAGATGTTCTGCGCCAAGATTACATCCAAACAGCTCGTGCTAAAGGATTACCAGAAAACCGTGTAATTTACGTTCACGCTCTTCGCAACGCCATCAACCCCTTAATTACCTTATTGGGTTTTGAGTTGGCTGGTTTATTAAGCGGTGCATTTATTGCTGAACAATTCTTCAACTGGCCAGGCTTAGGGAGATTAACTTTACAGGCTTTACAAGCTCAAGATTTGTATTTATTAATGGCCAGCTTGGTCATGGGCGCAGTACTCTTGATTGTAGGCAATTTAGCCGCCGACTTGATGCTAAAAAGCGCCGATCCACGCATTCGCCTAGAAAATCTCAATTAG
- the aroC gene encoding chorismate synthase translates to MGSTFGHLFRITTFGESHGGGVGVVIDGCPPRLEISTEEIQFELDRRRPGQSKITTPRKEEDKCEILSGVFEGKTLGTPLAILVRNKDTRPQDYDEMAQKYRPSHADATYDAKYGIRNWQGGGRSSARETIGRVAAGAIAKKILRQVANVEIIGYVKRIKDLEGVIDPNTVTLEDVESNIVRCPDAELAERMIELIEQTGRQGDSIGGVVECVARNVPKGLGEPVFDKLEADIAQAVMSLPASKGFEIGSGFAGTLLTGIEHNDEYYIDENGEIRTLTNRSGGIQGGISNGENIILRVAFKPTATIRKEQKTVTREGEETLLAAKGRHDPCVLPRAVPMVEAMVALVLCDHLLRNHAQCKVL, encoded by the coding sequence ATGGGCAGCACCTTCGGACATTTATTCCGCATCACCACTTTTGGCGAGTCTCATGGTGGGGGTGTGGGCGTTGTAATTGATGGTTGTCCACCACGTTTGGAAATTTCCACCGAGGAAATACAATTTGAGTTAGACAGGCGACGCCCAGGACAAAGTAAAATTACGACGCCGCGCAAAGAAGAAGATAAGTGCGAAATTCTCTCTGGGGTGTTTGAAGGGAAAACTCTGGGGACACCCTTAGCGATTTTGGTACGCAACAAAGATACTCGTCCCCAAGATTACGACGAGATGGCACAGAAATATCGCCCTTCTCACGCCGATGCTACCTATGATGCTAAGTATGGAATTCGTAATTGGCAGGGTGGCGGTAGATCCTCAGCGCGTGAGACAATTGGGAGGGTGGCTGCAGGTGCGATCGCCAAAAAAATTCTCCGTCAAGTCGCCAATGTGGAAATTATCGGTTACGTCAAGCGCATTAAGGATTTGGAAGGCGTAATTGACCCCAACACCGTTACCTTAGAAGATGTTGAAAGCAACATCGTCCGCTGTCCTGATGCAGAATTGGCAGAGCGGATGATTGAATTAATTGAACAAACTGGTAGACAAGGCGATTCTATCGGCGGTGTGGTAGAATGTGTGGCGCGAAATGTCCCCAAAGGTTTAGGCGAACCAGTATTTGATAAATTAGAAGCAGATATCGCTCAGGCTGTGATGTCTCTCCCCGCTAGCAAAGGCTTTGAAATTGGTTCCGGTTTTGCAGGGACGCTGTTAACGGGAATTGAACATAACGACGAATATTATATTGATGAAAATGGTGAAATTCGCACCCTCACCAACCGTTCTGGTGGGATTCAAGGGGGAATTTCCAACGGCGAAAATATCATTTTGCGCGTCGCGTTTAAGCCGACAGCGACAATTAGAAAAGAACAGAAAACTGTAACTCGTGAGGGTGAAGAAACCCTACTAGCTGCTAAAGGGCGACATGACCCTTGCGTATTACCACGTGCAGTCCCGATGGTTGAGGCGATGGTGGCTTTGGTGTTATGCGACCATTTGTTACGGAATCATGCTCAGTGTAAAGTTTTGTGA
- a CDS encoding transposase encodes MKTTYQYQFYPDTNQKIELNEWLRISRYWYNRQLGERFSWWQNNHLQLKAFPFWKDTFPGLFERPSYYSQKLQLPEIKKDFIKVMHSGELLDFSRVDSTVLQDICKRVDKAFERFMVGDKKGKRSGKPRFKTAASFGTMTFASAKDDWIKLVRKNWLYLRLPKLGVVQVRMHRPLPSGFKLKQISVTKKVDGWYIQMCLEDTSVPDFNPDLIVPAWDNSMGLDAVLHGDDYLATSAGDKLPSLKSLRKNQHKLDKVSIKRNKRKPGSKPRRKLAKKEGKQHQRIARSRKDFQYKTAHKLVRSGKKVFFHEKLNLQGLSKRNAPKPDENGKFLPNGQSAKSGLNKSWMDAAFGQFFEILGYIAAKAGAVVIPQNPAYTSQILSYRNEIVFPNLDTRDYWDEIESLRVDRDINAAINLKRLGLGIMPSIKRRSKKIDIVGTMSDSITKEILNILNRTSEAYTIPVGLV; translated from the coding sequence ATGAAAACAACTTACCAGTATCAGTTTTACCCAGATACTAATCAAAAGATAGAGCTTAACGAGTGGTTAAGAATATCTCGTTATTGGTACAACCGACAATTGGGTGAGCGGTTTTCATGGTGGCAGAACAATCACTTGCAGCTAAAAGCGTTTCCTTTTTGGAAAGACACTTTCCCTGGTTTATTTGAGCGGCCAAGTTACTACTCTCAAAAGTTGCAATTACCAGAAATAAAGAAAGATTTTATCAAGGTAATGCATAGTGGAGAGTTACTAGATTTTTCTCGTGTTGATTCAACTGTTTTGCAAGATATTTGTAAGCGAGTTGATAAGGCTTTTGAAAGGTTTATGGTTGGTGATAAAAAGGGTAAGCGTTCGGGTAAGCCACGTTTTAAAACAGCAGCTAGTTTTGGCACAATGACTTTTGCAAGTGCTAAAGATGATTGGATTAAACTAGTTCGGAAAAACTGGTTATATCTAAGATTACCTAAATTGGGTGTTGTACAAGTCAGAATGCATCGACCTTTGCCCAGTGGTTTTAAACTTAAACAAATCAGCGTAACCAAAAAAGTAGATGGTTGGTATATCCAGATGTGTCTGGAAGATACCTCTGTACCTGATTTTAATCCTGATTTAATTGTTCCAGCTTGGGATAATTCAATGGGTTTGGACGCTGTTTTACATGGTGATGATTATCTGGCTACATCCGCAGGTGACAAACTACCTTCTTTAAAATCACTACGTAAAAACCAACATAAACTGGATAAAGTATCAATCAAGAGAAATAAAAGAAAACCTGGTAGTAAACCTAGAAGAAAACTAGCTAAAAAAGAAGGTAAACAGCATCAACGTATCGCTAGAAGTCGTAAGGATTTTCAATATAAGACTGCCCATAAACTTGTAAGAAGTGGTAAGAAAGTATTTTTCCATGAAAAACTTAATTTACAAGGTTTGAGTAAAAGAAATGCACCAAAGCCAGACGAAAATGGTAAGTTTTTACCCAATGGACAATCAGCAAAGTCTGGATTAAATAAATCTTGGATGGATGCAGCATTTGGACAGTTTTTTGAGATATTAGGTTACATAGCCGCAAAAGCTGGTGCCGTTGTGATACCTCAAAATCCTGCTTATACTAGTCAAATTCTCAGTTATCGGAACGAGATAGTATTTCCTAATCTTGATACTAGAGATTACTGGGATGAGATTGAATCTTTGAGAGTTGATAGAGACATTAATGCCGCTATCAATTTGAAGAGACTTGGCTTGGGCATTATGCCAAGTATAAAACGCCGTAGTAAGAAAATAGACATAGTTGGAACTATGTCTGACAGTATTACAAAGGAAATTTTGAACATCCTTAACAGGACTTCAGAAGCCTACACCATACCCGTAGGGTTGGTGTAG
- a CDS encoding CPXCG motif-containing cysteine-rich protein, with amino-acid sequence MQTTAEYYCAYCGEPSLTFIDLSAGGLQSYIEDCQVCCHPNILYVRVDEDTLDIEIDTEYEEG; translated from the coding sequence ATGCAAACAACTGCTGAGTATTATTGCGCCTATTGCGGCGAACCGAGCTTAACCTTTATTGATTTGAGTGCAGGGGGACTTCAATCTTATATAGAAGATTGTCAAGTCTGTTGTCACCCAAATATTTTGTATGTGCGAGTTGATGAAGATACTCTGGATATCGAAATTGATACAGAATATGAAGAAGGCTGA
- a CDS encoding radical SAM protein, translating to MTSSVFDSERLLFSPTTPNTDAIRLIFAFPNEYSVGITSLGYQVVWATLAMRDDLQVSRLFTDIHEQLPRKPEIVGFSISWELDYVNILNLLESLDIPIRATSRDDHHPIIFGGGPVLTANPEPYADFFDVILLGDGETLLGDFIAAYKSVRTASRNTQLIALAQIPGIYVPSLYAVEYHATDDGVKSIKPILPEIPALVQKQTYRGNTLSASTVVTKKAAWENIYMVEVVRSCPEMCRFCLASYLTLPFRTASLETSLIPAIDRGLQVTKRLGLLGASVTQHPEFETLLDYISQPKYDDVRLSIASVRTNTVTVQLAQTLAKRDTRSLTIAVESGSEKLRQIINKKLHNDEIIQAAINAKSGGLTSLKLYGMAGIPGEELEDLEQTVAMMRSLKKAAPGLRLTFGCSTFVPKAHTPFQWFGVNRQAEKRLQMLQKNLKPQGIEFRPESYNWSIIQALLSRGDRRLSKLLELTRNFGDSLGSYKRAFKQLKGQIPDLDFYVHANWSTEQVLPWSHLQGPLPQSTLIKHLADATSHFDSSSKELQPLK from the coding sequence GTGACATCATCTGTATTTGACTCTGAACGCCTCTTATTTAGCCCCACCACCCCCAACACCGACGCTATCCGGCTGATTTTTGCTTTTCCCAATGAGTACAGCGTGGGTATCACGAGTCTAGGCTATCAGGTGGTGTGGGCTACTTTGGCAATGCGTGATGATTTACAGGTGAGTCGTCTATTTACTGATATTCACGAACAATTACCCCGAAAGCCGGAAATTGTCGGATTTTCGATTTCATGGGAACTAGATTATGTGAATATTCTCAATTTGCTGGAATCTTTAGATATTCCGATTCGCGCCACTTCTCGTGATGATCATCATCCGATAATTTTTGGTGGTGGTCCTGTTCTCACCGCTAACCCTGAACCCTACGCCGATTTTTTTGATGTGATTTTGTTGGGTGATGGGGAAACATTGCTGGGAGATTTTATTGCTGCTTATAAATCAGTTAGAACCGCCTCAAGAAATACTCAACTTATAGCACTTGCACAAATACCGGGAATTTATGTTCCTAGTTTGTATGCCGTGGAATATCATGCAACAGATGATGGAGTCAAGTCCATTAAGCCCATTTTACCAGAAATTCCCGCATTGGTGCAAAAACAAACTTATCGAGGAAATACTTTATCCGCTTCAACTGTTGTCACCAAAAAGGCAGCATGGGAAAATATTTACATGGTGGAAGTGGTGAGAAGTTGTCCAGAAATGTGCCGGTTTTGTTTAGCAAGTTATCTCACTCTACCTTTTAGAACTGCTAGCCTGGAAACTTCGTTAATTCCAGCCATTGATCGAGGTTTACAAGTTACAAAGCGATTAGGATTATTGGGTGCTTCTGTAACTCAACATCCAGAATTTGAAACCTTGCTCGATTATATTAGTCAACCCAAATATGATGATGTGCGCCTGAGTATTGCTTCGGTAAGAACCAATACGGTAACAGTACAACTTGCACAAACTTTAGCCAAACGAGACACGCGATCGCTCACCATTGCTGTAGAAAGTGGTTCGGAAAAATTACGACAAATCATCAATAAAAAGCTACATAACGATGAAATTATTCAAGCTGCAATCAATGCTAAATCTGGGGGATTGACAAGCTTAAAACTTTACGGAATGGCGGGAATTCCCGGTGAAGAACTAGAAGATTTAGAGCAAACGGTAGCCATGATGCGTAGTTTGAAAAAAGCAGCCCCAGGATTACGATTAACATTTGGATGCAGTACATTTGTACCTAAAGCACATACCCCATTTCAGTGGTTTGGGGTAAATCGTCAAGCAGAAAAGCGGTTGCAGATGTTGCAAAAAAACCTGAAACCCCAGGGGATAGAGTTTCGCCCAGAAAGTTATAATTGGTCTATTATTCAAGCTTTATTATCCAGAGGCGATCGCCGACTGTCAAAGCTATTAGAACTTACCCGTAACTTTGGCGATTCCTTGGGTAGCTACAAACGTGCTTTTAAACAACTCAAAGGGCAAATTCCTGACTTAGATTTCTACGTCCACGCCAATTGGTCAACGGAACAAGTATTACCCTGGAGTCACTTGCAAGGGCCATTACCACAGTCTACACTAATCAAGCACTTGGCTGATGCAACCAGTCATTTCGACTCATCCTCCAAAGAACTTCAGCCATTAAAATAA
- a CDS encoding SRPBCC family protein: MRHFKHSSVINAPVEVVWKFHERPDILQLLTPPWQPVQVVRRDGGLEEGAITEFRLFLGPLPLTWLARHTEYEKYRLFTDKQISGPFESWVHRHEFVAENDKTRLTDAISFSMPGGEAVELISGWLVQVQLEAMFRYRHYITKRECE; this comes from the coding sequence ATGCGGCACTTTAAACATTCCTCCGTCATTAATGCACCAGTAGAAGTAGTTTGGAAATTTCACGAAAGACCAGACATTTTACAACTGCTGACCCCACCTTGGCAACCTGTTCAAGTCGTCCGGCGTGACGGGGGACTCGAAGAAGGCGCAATTACAGAGTTTCGCCTTTTTCTCGGACCATTACCCTTAACTTGGTTAGCCCGTCACACTGAATACGAAAAATATCGCCTATTTACTGATAAACAAATATCAGGGCCTTTTGAGTCTTGGGTACATAGACATGAGTTTGTAGCCGAAAATGACAAAACTAGGTTAACTGACGCTATTTCCTTCTCTATGCCCGGTGGAGAAGCAGTTGAATTGATCAGTGGTTGGTTAGTGCAGGTGCAACTAGAGGCGATGTTTCGTTATCGCCACTACATAACAAAACGGGAATGCGAATAG
- a CDS encoding SemiSWEET transporter, with protein MDFVTVLGLVAASITTFSFLPQMMKIWQSKSAKDVSFVMLICFNTGIFLWLIYGIILQQLPIILANAATLFFNLIILWLKIRYR; from the coding sequence ATGGATTTTGTGACAGTTTTAGGATTAGTTGCTGCTTCCATCACTACGTTCTCATTTTTGCCGCAGATGATGAAAATATGGCAATCTAAATCTGCTAAAGATGTCTCCTTTGTCATGTTGATTTGTTTCAACACAGGCATATTTTTATGGCTTATCTATGGAATTATTCTCCAACAACTGCCGATAATTTTGGCTAATGCTGCCACATTATTTTTCAACTTGATAATTTTATGGCTTAAAATTAGATATAGATAA
- a CDS encoding adenine phosphoribosyltransferase, with protein sequence MDLKSLIRDIPDFPKPGILFRDITTLLRDPEGLRYTIDFFAEQCVENGLTADYVVGMESRGFIFGSPLAYKLGAGFIPARKKGKLPAAVHSIEYQLEYGTDSLEVHQDALQPGSRVLIVDDLIATGGTASATAKLVQKIGCELVGFGFIIELRDLQGRKYLPDVPIISLIEY encoded by the coding sequence ATGGATTTGAAGTCTCTCATTCGTGACATCCCAGATTTTCCCAAACCCGGAATTTTATTTCGGGATATCACCACGCTGCTGCGCGATCCAGAGGGACTGCGCTACACAATTGACTTTTTTGCCGAACAGTGCGTTGAGAATGGACTAACAGCAGATTATGTTGTGGGTATGGAATCACGGGGGTTCATTTTTGGTTCTCCCTTAGCTTACAAATTAGGCGCTGGGTTTATTCCGGCTCGCAAAAAGGGTAAATTACCAGCAGCAGTGCATTCGATTGAATATCAACTTGAATATGGTACAGACTCCTTAGAAGTACATCAGGATGCGTTACAGCCAGGTAGCCGAGTTTTAATAGTGGATGATTTAATCGCCACAGGTGGAACCGCGAGCGCAACCGCAAAGCTAGTGCAGAAAATTGGCTGCGAACTAGTGGGATTTGGGTTTATCATCGAGCTACGGGATTTACAAGGGCGCAAATATCTACCAGATGTACCTATTATCTCTCTGATTGAATATTAG
- a CDS encoding NifU family protein, whose translation MITLIEHTPTLDELIQEINRFESIIDEWDESQKCVVVGLKRAIESLHKAALKRLIKSLKEDSMSALRLAVADEVVYAVLLYHELVKPPRPPLETRIQIALDEVRPGLQSHNGDVELVAIKLPDKVEVRLTGTCSNCAASTLTLSQGVEQAIKSHCPEITTVIAVNNRPTVDSNASSLTSPFYPQRGSTWIRVATIDQVPETGVLAVQVLGNSLILHRQGVNVTCYRNTCSHLGNPLAEGQVENGIITCPIHEFEYRLETGECLTAPDIFLQSYPIQIKGDRIFVNL comes from the coding sequence ATGATTACACTCATTGAACACACACCAACACTTGATGAATTGATTCAAGAAATTAACCGCTTTGAATCAATTATAGACGAGTGGGACGAAAGTCAGAAATGCGTAGTTGTAGGTTTGAAAAGAGCAATTGAGTCTTTACATAAAGCAGCATTGAAGCGGTTGATCAAAAGCCTCAAAGAAGACTCAATGTCAGCTTTACGTCTTGCTGTTGCTGATGAAGTAGTATACGCAGTATTGCTTTATCACGAATTAGTAAAACCGCCAAGACCACCATTAGAAACCCGTATTCAGATAGCGCTTGATGAAGTTCGTCCAGGTTTACAAAGCCATAACGGTGATGTAGAGTTAGTGGCAATTAAACTACCAGATAAGGTAGAAGTCAGGTTAACCGGAACTTGTAGTAATTGTGCAGCTTCTACCTTGACTTTATCGCAAGGAGTAGAACAGGCGATTAAATCCCATTGTCCAGAAATTACTACAGTTATTGCTGTCAATAATCGTCCGACTGTTGATAGCAATGCTTCTAGTTTAACCAGTCCATTTTACCCACAGAGAGGATCGACTTGGATCAGAGTAGCAACTATTGATCAAGTTCCCGAAACTGGTGTATTGGCAGTACAAGTTTTAGGTAATTCCTTAATTTTACATCGTCAAGGTGTGAATGTCACCTGTTATCGCAACACTTGTTCTCACTTAGGAAATCCCCTAGCTGAGGGTCAAGTAGAAAATGGGATCATCACCTGTCCGATCCACGAATTTGAGTACAGATTAGAGACAGGTGAATGTTTAACCGCGCCCGATATTTTCCTACAATCATATCCCATACAGATAAAAGGCGATCGCATTTTTGTTAACCTGTAG